Proteins encoded together in one Juglans regia cultivar Chandler chromosome 9, Walnut 2.0, whole genome shotgun sequence window:
- the LOC108986717 gene encoding 28 kDa ribonucleoprotein, chloroplastic-like: MASAATKAFSVAESSCVFTLSSLLSTTTKNPYRIIPVPFKPTNLHLSCSRSSSLFSPPLSLRNKTHFSSIVTFVAQTSDWAQQEEDNNTITIDHEKKETTEQEEKTVWENEWEVEPKGSVVEGVEAEGVEAEGESGEDGDFKEREEEDEQFVEPPEDAKLFVGNLPYDVDSEKLAMLFEQAGTVEIAEVIYNRETDQSRGFGFVTMSTVEEAEKAVGTFNRYDLDGRPLTVNKAAPRGIRPERPPRTFEPSFRIYVGNLPWDVDNGRLEQLFSEHGKVVDARVVYDRESGRSRGFGFVTMSSETERNDAIAALDGQSLDGRAIRVNVAEDRPRRSF; encoded by the exons ATGGCTTCTGCAGCTACAAAGGCATTTTCAGTGGCCGAATCATCATGCGTATTCACTTTGTCCTCACTCTTAAGCACCACCACAAAAAACCCATATCGAATTATCCCTGTCCCATTCAAACCCACCAACCTCCACCTCTCTTGCTCTCGCTCTTCTTCACTCTTTTCTCCACCTCTCTCCCTCAGAAACAAGACCCACTTTTCCTCTATAGTCACCTTTGTAGCACAGACCTCAGACTGGGCTCAACAAGAAGAAGACAACAACACCATCACCATTGaccatgaaaagaaagaaactacTGAACAGGAAGAGAAGACCGTTTGGGAAAATGAATGGGAAGTTGAGCCCAAGGGTTCGGTCGTTGAGGGCGTCGAAGCAGAGGGCGTCGAAGCAGAGGGAGAGAGTGGTGAGGATGGGGACTTTaaggagagagaagaagaggacgAACAGTTTGTAGAGCCTCCAGAAGATGCAAAACTTTTTGTTGGAAATTTGCCTTATGACGTTGATAGTGAGAAATTGGCTATGCTTTTCGAGCAGGCCGGGACCGTGGAGATTGCTGAG GTTATATACAATAGGGAGACTGATCAGAGTCGTGGGTTCGGTTTTGTGACTATGAGTACTGTTGAAGAAGCTGAGAAGGCTGTAGGGACGTTCAACCGCTAT GATTTAGATGGAAGGCCATTGACTGTTAACAAGGCTGCTCCAAGAGGAATTCGACCAGAACGCCCCCCTCGCACATTTGAACCCTCCTTCAGAATTTATGTTGGTAACCTACCATGGGATGTGGACAATGGTCGCCTGGAACAGCTTTTCAGTGAGCATGGTAAGGTGGTAGATGCTCGGGTAGTTTATGACAGAGAGAGTGGCCGTTCACGTGGTTTTGGCTTTGTAACAATGTCAAGTGAGACTGAAAGGAATGATGCCATTGCTGCTCTTGATGGACAG AGTTTGGATGGGAGGGCAATTAGAGTGAATGTTGCCGAAGACAGACCAAGGCGGAGTTTCTGA